One Silene latifolia isolate original U9 population chromosome 4, ASM4854445v1, whole genome shotgun sequence DNA segment encodes these proteins:
- the LOC141651074 gene encoding uncharacterized protein LOC141651074: MGVMVPESPVMEVTFSSAQEDSSILQMEMAIPWNINQVLSLGTGNKNKINALKEIVRTYKPSIIALVETHMDGVHAIKIQKILGYIGHSRVDANGFSGGIWLYWKSEFVTVKPVKEHSQYITIEVSRNGEMPWFFSAVYASPNPSNRVELWTKLEQYARINNHPWLLASDFNETRSLAERHGGDQDMARRCNLFNNWIESCQLIEVEFSGPAHTWARGKSEATRQSARLDRALCNSEWSLMFSDASVRHLPAIQSDHCPLLISPNGFAPLNSVQRPFRFQAAWMTHENFSEFIASNWETNNNLVSQLSDLSEKLQHWNETVFGNIFRKKRELMARIGGCQRELSQGRQGHLIKLEAKLRKELDEILEREEILWYQKSRVNFIKDGDRNTSYFQVSTLIRRWRNRINSLKNDEGIWVENREDVKQLVIDYYKKLYTDHTQTTEDIDIPYDLFQEFNIE; this comes from the exons ATGGGGGTGATGGTACCGGAGAGCCCAGTGATGGAGGTAACGTTCAGCTCAGCCCAGGAGGACTCATCAATTCTCCAGATGGAGATGGCGATACCATGGAACATTAATCAAGTTCTATCGCTA GGGACCGGTAATAAGAACAAAATAAACGCCCTCAAAGAGATAGTTAGGACGTATAAACCTTCAATAATTGCTCTGGTGGAGACACATATGGACGGCGTCCATGCGATTAAGATACAAAAAATTCTAGGCTACATAGGGCATTCTCGAGTGGATGCTAATGGTTTTAGCGGAGGTATTTGGCTTTACTGGAAATCGGAGTTTGTAACAGTTAAACCAGTAAAAGAGCATTCCCAATATATCACAATCGAAGTCTCACGCAATGGAGAGATGCCGTGGTTTTTTTCTGCTGTATATGCCAGTCCTAATCCAAGTAATCGTGTTGAATTATGGACTAAATTAGAGCAGTATGCACGAATTAACAATCATCCGTGGCTTTTAGCGAGTGACTTTAACGAGACACGATCATTAGCAGAACGTCACGGAGGAGATCAGGATATGGCTCGTAGATGCAACCTTTTTAATAATTGGATTGAGAGCTGTCAATTAATTGAAGTAGAGTTTTCTGGACCAGCTCACACATGGGCCAGAGGAAAGTCGGAAGCGACCCGCCAAAGTGCCCGACTTGACAGAGCCTTATGCAACAGCGAATGGAGTTTGATGTTTAGTGACGCCAGTGTACGCCATCTTCCAGCAATCCAATCAGACCATTGTCCTCTACTCATATCGCCAAACGGATTTGCGCCTTTAAATTCTGTTCAACGACCCTTCCGGTTTCAAGCTGCTTGGATGACACATGAAAATTTTTCGGAATTTATTGCGTCGAACTGGGAGACCAACAATAACTTGGTGTCTCAATTGTCAGATTTATCAGAAAAATTACAACATTGGAATGAAACGGTGTTTGGTAATATTTTTAGGAAAAAAAGAGAGCTAATGGCTCGTATAGGAGGGTGTCAACGTGAACTCTCTCAAGGACGACAAGGGCATCTAATCAAATTGGAGGCGAAACTGAGAAAAGAACTCGATGAAATCCTTGAGCGCGAGGAGATTCTCTGGTATCAAAAATCCCGTGTGAATTTCATTAAAGACGGAGACCGGAATACCTCTTATTTTCAGGTCAGTACACTAATTCGTCGATGGCGAAATCGTATAAACTCGTtaaagaatgatgaaggcatatggGTAGAAAACAGAGAGGATGTTAAACAGCTCGTCATTGATTACTATAAAAAGCTATACACTGATCACACACAAACAACGGAAGATATAGATATCCCATACGACTTGTTTCAGGAATTCAACATCGAGTAG